CAATGATGTGATTATATAAAGTAAAATGCGCAAAATGTACTTGTGATATTGGCAAGGCACAATCAGTGGACTTCTTATTTTTCTCGCGAACCGAGAAGTAGGAGTATAAGCCCATGCCGAGAATGGCGACGAGGATGCCTATGATGTTCCGCGCGGTGAAGGGTTCGTGCAAGAGGATGTAGCCAAAGGAAAGGACTAGGCAGGTCTTGAGGTGGCCGAGCACCTGGTACGTCACTGGCGACGTCGTTCCGATCACTAGGAATGTGCTGAAGTTCACCGACACCGCGATCAAACAAGATAGGACGATGAATCCCTACAAGTGATTGGCGACAGAACGAAAAAGCATTTGTGGTTGGTTATCAATTCGCAATTGAGCAATGATTTGAACTATTTCGTAGTGAAATACATACCAAAACTACAGGCGAGTAACTGTACGCGAATACGTTGCGCTTGGTGAGGAGCTGGTCCACGAATGGGCCAGTCGCGAACAAAATAGCGGCTTGGTACGGTGCGGATTGGTACAGGAGCTGCGTCGAAGAGACCTTCAACCTCTTCTGTATTGTGTTTGTTAGCTTTGATTTAAATCGATTTTAAGGTTAAGGGCTGTGCTAGAACTGGAGATATAAAACATGTGTACATTGAATTTTCGATGTTTCGAACAACATATATGTATGGTAAGATATCGAAGGATACGATTTGGCCAACGCAGGTTGTAGCGATGGCGAGGAGGGAGAGAACGGATCCGAGAAGATTGAGCTTGAGATCAGTAACAGACGCAACGCCGACTCCAAAGAGCAAGACCAGAAGAGAGTACTTGATATTCTGGCTGCAAGTTCAGCTTACTATCAGTGGATGAGTCTGACATGTATCAATCGTGTGCGTAGAAATTTTCTGTACATTATTGATGTGACAAAAGATTCAGCAGTCCTTCTGAAGTTAGGTGTGCATTGTTGATTGGACATCATACATTTGAAAAAGGGTGATACTTTTAACATAGCTGCAGGTTTTGATATTTGAAGATACATTCATTGAATACGTCGCGATGTTTTAATGAATCTAATCTGTAAGTTTTGATACTTGGGCTCGAGCTTATATTGAACCTAACCCCGACTAATTT
This genomic interval from Ananas comosus cultivar F153 linkage group 8, ASM154086v1, whole genome shotgun sequence contains the following:
- the LOC109713801 gene encoding uncharacterized membrane protein At1g06890-like, giving the protein MSGFQLGMVGSLALSVASSVAIVICNKALMSSLGFPFATTLTSWHLMVTFCTLHVAQQLHLFEPKPLDGQTVVLFGLLNGTSIGLLNLSLGFNSVGFYQMTKLAIIPFTVLLETLFLNKTFSQNIKYSLLVLLFGVGVASVTDLKLNLLGSVLSLLAIATTCVGQILTNTIQKRLKVSSTQLLYQSAPYQAAILFATGPFVDQLLTKRNVFAYSYSPVVLGFIVLSCLIAVSVNFSTFLVIGTTSPVTYQVLGHLKTCLVLSFGYILLHEPFTARNIIGILVAILGMGLYSYFSVREKNKKSTDCALPISQMAEKADELPLLAAKNSMHPQDKDTGETKKSKWSSSDC